A single Harpia harpyja isolate bHarHar1 chromosome 6, bHarHar1 primary haplotype, whole genome shotgun sequence DNA region contains:
- the REP15 gene encoding rab15 effector protein, with product MWKRPPPAQKMGQKVSHEDNQENKAETLVICEVFSQGVVHASQRLKDYLGVVDPQSKFQPATNTLSEIFLVNFISFCVEKGVEERIVTSKMTKRQSSLFGVDWVWTPSGADKQIKLQIAVQALQLAELPCSDGGPAEAVEGCCREAVLADECFQNGSRFEELAEFCHLVGRDCLGLFIMFGVPGKPKAIRGVMLDSIAKEEQKCCLLGRDALRQFVTSTDSFLPTKDMLENCLGAKNGPKEVGNVYINLL from the coding sequence ATGTGGAAACGACCTCCTCCTGCACAGAAAATGGGCCAGAAGGTCTCACACGAGGACAACCAAGAGAACAAGGCTGAAACTCTGGTCATCTGCGAAGTCTTCAGCCAAGGTGTGGTCCATGCATCTCAAAGGCTGAAGGACTATCTTGGGGTTGTGGATCCTCAGAGCAAATTCCAGCCAGCCACAAACACACTGAGCGAGATCTTTTTGGTCAACTTCATCAGCTTCTGCGTGGAAAAGGGAGTGGAGGAACGTATCGTGACCAGCAAAATGACCAAGCGGCAGTCCTCCCTGTTCGGGGTGGACTGGGTTTGGACTCCGTCTGGAGCTGACAAGCAAATCAAACTTCAGATCGCTGTGCAGGCTTTACAGCTGGCTGAGCTTCCCTGCAGCGACGGCGGCCCCGCTGAGGCGGTGGAGGGCTGCTGCCGGGAAGCCGTGCTGGCAGATGAGTGCTTCCAAAACGGGAGCAGGTTTGAGGAGCTGGCGGAGTTCTGCCACTTGGTGGGACGGGACTGCCTGGGCTTGTTCATCATGTTCGGTGTGCCAGGGAAGCCCAAGGCCATCCGAGGAGTCATGCTAGACAGCATTGCCAAGGAGGAGCAAAAATGCTGCCTGTTGGGCAGGGATGCGCTACGGCAATTTGTCACCAGTACTGACAGCTTCCTGCCCACAAAAGACATGCTGGAAAACTGCCTCGGTGCAAAAAATGGACCGAAAGAGGTGGGCAATGTGTACATAAACCTTCTGTAA